The Glycine soja cultivar W05 chromosome 6, ASM419377v2, whole genome shotgun sequence genome has a window encoding:
- the LOC114414543 gene encoding O-fucosyltransferase 16-like isoform X2: MITTSGGLNQQRTGITDAVVAARILNATLVVPKLDQRSFWKDSSNFSEIFDVDWFISFLSKDVKIIKQLPTKGSRKALSAYNMRVPRKCNERCYINRILPVLLKKHAVQLSKFDYRLANRLDTEYQKLRCRVNYHALRFTNPILAMGEKLVHRMRMRSKHYIALHLRFEPDMLAFSGCDYGGGEKEQKELGAIRRRWKTLHKSNPDRARRQGRCPLTPEEVGLMLRALGYGSDIHIYVASGEVYGGKRTLAPLRALFPNFHSKETIATKEELEPFSSFSSRMAALDFIVCDESDVFVTNNNGNMAKILAGRRRYFGHKPTIRPNAKKLYRLFLNRSNSTWEAFASSVRTFQKGFMGEPKEVRPGRGGFHENPSTCICEDSAAAKVDKNSQSRKYRKDNTTKKNVANDEPDVGNVSEWPDMDDDDDDDQNDLAEKGTFNETISDYDALNFEDPELEEIISD; the protein is encoded by the exons ATTACAGATGCTGTTGTTGCTGCGCGAATTTTGAATGCTACTCTTGTAGTTCCAAAATTGGATCAACGATCTTTCTGGAAAGACTCTAG TAACTTCTCAGAGATCTTTGATGTTGATTGGTTTATATCATTTCTGTCAAAAGATGTCAAAATTATCAAGCAACTTCCTACTAAGGGTAGTAGGAAAGCATTATCTGCATACAATATGCGGGTTCCAAGGAAGTGTAATGAAAGATGTTATATAAATCGCATATTACCTGTACTCCTTAAAAAacat GCTGTTCAGCTCAGCAAGTTTGACTACAGGCTTGCAAACAGGTTGGATACGGAATATCAGAAGCTGAGATGTAGAGTTAATTACCATGCTTTAAGATTTACCAACCCAATACTTGCAATGGGTGAAAAATTGGTCCATCGGATGAGGATGAGAAGCAAGCATTATATTGCACTGCACCTGAG ATTTGAACCTGATATGCTTGCATTTTCTGGATGTGATTATGGTGGAGGGGAGAAGGAGCAGAAGGAACTGGGTGCAATAAGGAGGAGGTGGAAGACATTACAT AAAAGCAATCCTGATAGGGCAAGGAGGCAGGGAAGATGCCCATTAACCCCAGAAGAAGTTGGGCTCATGCTAAGAGCATTGGGATATGGTTCTGACATTCATATTTACGTTGCATCGGGGGAGGTATATGGAGGGAAAAGAACATTGGCACCTCTCAGAGCATTATTTCCTAATTTCCATTCAAAAGAGACCATTGCTACCAAGGAAGAATTAGaaccattttcttcattttcttctcgcATGGCTGCACTCGACTTCATTGTTTGTGATGAAAGCGATGTTTTTGTAACCAATAATAATGGAAATATGGCAAAAATATTAGCTGGACGAAG GAGATACTTTGGCCATAAACCAACCATTCGTCCAAATGCTAAAAAACTTTATCGATTGTTCTTGAATAGAAGTAATTCAACATGGGAAGCTTTTGCTTCTAGTGTCCGTACTTTCCAGAAAGGCTTCATGGGGGAGCCGAAGGAGGTTAGACCAGGTAGAGGCGGGTTTCATGAGAATCCATCGACCTGCATATGTGAAGATTCTGCAGCAGCCAAAGTGGACAAAAATTCACAATCTAGAAAATATAGGAAGGATAATACAACGAAGAAAAATGTAGCAAATGATGAACCGGATGTTGGCAATGTGTCTGAGTGGCCAGAcatggatgatgatgatgatgatgatcagaATGATCTAGCAGAGAAGGGTACATTTAATGAAACAATTTCGGACTATGATGCTCTGAACTTCGAGGATCCTGAGTTGGAGGAAATTATATCAGATTAG
- the LOC114414544 gene encoding uncharacterized protein LOC114414544: MAASSRGFSTTQFDFKLRVTRLNAALLPKSPVLELGPRKRRKLCFDADRVRLGNGAIRCCCSDSVTPIRRTSGPGKGGDKNEERRFDTKKPPHIHRVRVQASPAAMPFASPPSFLKQEKFFPRCTPRNSGPQSRDTPPKRDTGIANEKDWGISLLNENVNESGTNEDGSTWYRESGEELGENGYKCRWTRMGGQSHDGSSEWKETWWEKSDWTGYKELGVEKSGRNSEGDTWWETWQENLHQDEWSNIARIERSAQKQAKSGTENAGWYEKWWEKYDAKGWTEKGAHKYGRLNEQSWWEKWGEHYDGRGSVLKWTDKWAETELGTKWGDKWEERFFKGIGSRHGETWHVSPSSERWSRTWGEEHFGNGKVHKYGNSTTGESWDIVVDEETYYEAEPHYGWADVVGDSSQLLSIEPRERPPGVFPNLDFGSPPSPEAHDDSLEEDLPPSQ; encoded by the exons ATGGCAGCGAGTTCTAGAGGCTTCTCCACTACGCAGTTTGATTTCAAGCTCAGAGTAACGCGACTCAATGCCGCTCTGCTTCCTAAGAGTCCCGTGCTCGAATTAGGTCCCAGAAAGCGTAGAAAGCTTTGTTTCGACGCTGACCGAGTTCGACTCGGTAATGGCGCAATACGCTGTTGCTGTTCCGACTCGGTTACTCCGATTCGCAGAACGAGTGGACCTGGCAAAGGCGGTGATAAGAACGAGGAACGGAGGTTCGACACCAAAAAGCCCCCTCACATTCACAGAGTGAGGGTTCAGGCCTCCCCTGCCGCAATGCCTTTCGCTTCTCCACC ATCATTTCTGAAGCAGGAAAAATTCTTTCCTCGTTGCACCCCAAGAAATTCTGGCCCACAGTCACGTGATACGCCCCCCAAAAGAG ACACTGGTATAGCAAATGAGAAGGACTGGGGTATCAGCTTGTTAAACGAAAATGTTAATGAGTCTGGCACTAATGAAGATGGGAGTACCTGGTACAGAGAAAGTGGGGAAGAACTGGGTGAAAATGGATATAAATGTAGATGGACAAGAATGGGTGGTCAATCGCATGATGGCTCCTCAGAATGGAAAGAAACg TGGTGGGAGAAGAGTGACTGGACTGGATATAAGGAGCTAG GTGTGGAGAAATCTGGTAGAAATTCTGAGGGGGATACTTGGTGGGAAACATGGCAGGAAAATCTTCATCAAGATGAATGGAG TAACATAGCAAGAATAGAAAGAAGTGCACAAAAACAAGCAAAATCAGGAACTGAAAATGCTGGATGGTATGAAAAATG GTGGGAAAAGTATGATGCTAAAGGCTGGACTGAGAAAGGGGCACATAAGTACGGTAGACTGAATGAACAATCATGGTGGGAAAAGTGGGGAGAGCATTATGATGGAAGAGGATCTGTTCTCAAATG GACAGATAAGTGGGCAGAAACTGAGCTTGGAACAAAATGGGGAGACAAGTGGGAGGAGAGATTCTTTAAAGGCATAGGTTCAAGACATGGAGAAACATGGCACGTATCTCCAAGCAGTGAAC GTTGGTCAAGAACTTGGGGAGAAGAACACTTTGGAAATGG GAAAGTCCATAAGTATGGAAATAGCACAACTGGTGAGAGCTGGGATATAGTTGTAGATGAGGAAACTTATTATGA GGCCGAACCTCATTATGGATGGGCGGATGTTGTGGGCGATTCAAGCCAATTACTTTCAATTGAGCCTCGGGAGAGGCCTCCTGGTGTCTTCCCTAATTTAGATTTTGGTTCACCTCCATCGCCCGAGGCTCATGATGACTCACTTGAAGAAGATTTGCCCCCATCACAATGA